Within Tamandua tetradactyla isolate mTamTet1 chromosome 10, mTamTet1.pri, whole genome shotgun sequence, the genomic segment TGCAAGTATTCACATAACTGTGGCTGAACCAGTAATCGGAGGAGAAAAACCGGCACCAAACAACTCAACTCTTAATAACAAGACCACAGGCAGGAGGAGCCCCCTAGAGAGCCCCCAGACCCCATGTTAGCTGCATCCCAACGTTGCCTGCTGGGTGTGAAAATTCTGAAGCGCTGCTGCTAGCTAGCTATAATGCTGATGGGGAATTTTACCACAACGTTGGAGGGATTGCTGGATTCCATTACACTCAGCTGCTCAATTAAAGGACCTCATCTCTAAGCTATTTTCCTTCACCCAAAcagagaatgaaaattaaaaacatatatagcCATATCATGCCCATAAAAGGCCCGGGCAGAGGGGACTCCAGTGAGCAGCAGACGACACGTTGGCAGGGAAGGGCATGTGGCCACGTGGGCCTTTACAGTCGGGAGGTTTCTGACCCGGCCAGCCCGGGCACCTGGCGTTCTCTGGGCTGAATGTATCCACAGCTCATGCTCGATGCCGGGCAGCTGGGCCTTTGCAAGGACCGGCAGTGAGGGGGCAGCGAAGGGCTGGTCCTGACTCCCAGGGAGCAGTTCTTAGGGAAGCCCATGCAATCGCCAGAAGCCCCAGCATCAGTAAAAACCCATGTACTGGTGAAACTGCCAGTGCTCTGTTCTCTTGATCTGGCTGCTGATTACACGGTGAGATCAGTTTGTGAAAATGCATCAGGCTGTACAATTATCATGTTTCCACTTTTCTGCATGTATGCTATCCTTTGATGAaagtcaaaaaaaacaaaaaccctaggGGGGGAGCACAAGGACCCCCAGGTACCAGGTTTCCTTCTCCACCCAGCACCAACAAGCTGAATTTAATGTGTTTAGAGGTCAGAAATTTTGCATGATTTTATTCCTTAAAGTGCtgaaatttttgaagaaaagttGCAGTTCAGAAATGTCATTCTCTAAAGGCTAAACTTGTTGCATGGGAGACTTTCCTCCTTTTCCAGATAAAAATCACAAGAGAGACACCAAAATGGCTCTGTGTCCAGGAACGAGGTTGCattgcttttccttctctctctcacgGCATCCTCAAAGCTGGGGCATCTAGCAGCTCTGAAGATCCAGCTAAATGGTTTGAAGCTTTCTTTGAGGAGAGTACTCACCCTGCCTTCAGGAGCAGAAAATCAAGAAGAGCGAGAACACCGAGAGCAGGAGCGAGAGAAGGGAAATCAACTTAGATAATACTTTGAGGAGAGGGGCTAGCCCCGGCAGAGAACTATTCCCATAAAGTGAGCAGGCTTTGGAATCAGTGAGTCCACAGAGGCCAGGAGACGGCGTGGGCATAGAGAAGGCTGTTCTTGGAGTAGAGGTGCTGAGGGTTTGGGGGAAGGGCCTTCCGGAAGGAAGCCCAGGCATGTGAACTGGAAATCCCCCGGCGTCTTGGCCATGGCCCGTTGGAGCTCCCTGCTGGTAGCAAAGCCCTCCAAGACCTGTTTCTCTGCGGGAGAATCCGAGAGGTCAGGAAAAGGTGGGGACAACTTTCTCTCAGGGCACACAGACAGAGATTAGGGAGCAGCTCCGTGGGCCCGAGATGGAGGTGGGACGATGAAATTCCCCGCCGTACCTCCAGGGTCCCCCAGCCTaggcccccagccctgcctccagCCTGCCTCCTCAACATTCATTGGGGGCCTTCATCTGCATCAGCACCGCTTGGCTCCTCTTCTTGCAGCAGCAACAGCAGATGCAGGCAGCTAGGGAGCAGGCCAGGGCGATGATGCCGATGACAATGGCGGCAATGGCCAGCCCGCTCTGGGCCCGGGTCATGCCCCACACGCTGCGGTCATCGGTGACCCCGATGGTGGTAAGGTCAGTGTAGTCGTCCACAGGGCTGGTGTACTCAGTGGTGTAGGAGATGGCTGTGGTGTCAGCGGAGCTGGGTGTGTCTGGGTACCGGGGCGTGTCCGAGTACTGGGGCGTTGCCGGGTAGCTGGGCGTTTCCGGGTATCTGGGCACTGGGGCCTGGACACTGGGTGCCGCCACGTTGATGTTGATGATGACGAGGGACTGGCCTCTGAAATTGGCTGGGCTGAAACACACTGGGAGGGCATCCGTCCCTAGCCTGGCCCTGTTGAGCAGGAGCCAATTGCGGAGTGGAAGGATGTCAGAGTCACACCTCCAGGGGTTGTCATAGAGCCGCAGCTCACACAGGTTCCCCAGGTGGTCAAAGATGCCCATGGGCAGGTTCTCCAGCTGGTTGTTCTGCAGTTGGATGGTCATGAGGCCATTGACATTGGCAAAGATGTTTCCTGGGAGCTGTCTGAGGCGGTTGTTTTGCAGGGAGATGTTTTGCAGGTTGACCAACATGCGGAAGACGTTTCCGTCCAGCCCCTGCAGCGCGTTGGTGTGGAGTGACAGCTCCCGCAGCTCCGTCAGCCCGTTGAAGGCACCTGGGCTGATGAAGTTGATCTGGTTGCGGCTTAGGATCAGGACTTGCAGCTGGCTGAGGCTGCTGAACACATTGTCAGGTATGGAAGTGATGTGGTTGTCATAGAGCCAAAGCTCCCGCAGGTTGTGCATGGGCCCGAAGATCCCTGGAGAGAGCTCCTTCAGGGAGTTCCCAAAGAGCGTGAGCCGGTTGAGCTGGGGCATCTGCATGAAGATGCCGGGGGGCAGCTGAGAGATGTGGTTGTTGGACAGATAGAGTTTCTGGAGGTTACGGTTATTGTGGAAGAGGCCAGGCGAGAGCACGCCAATCTGATTCTGTTGGAGAGCCAATTCCTGGAGGTTGCTGAGCCCATCAAAAGTGCCCATGGGGATGTCGGAGAGCCTGTTCTCATACAGCCGGAGGACCTGGAGGTTGCCTAGGTGCTGGAAGACCCTGGGAGAAAGATGGGTGAGGCTATTCTTGCCCAGGTTGAGCTTGGTGAGACCCACCAAGTGGTCAAAGACGCCATCGGGGATGTATTCCAGGTGGTTGCCATGCAGCTGCAGCTCCTTGAGGTTGCTGAACTGGGAGAAGTGGGCTGGCTGGATTTGCACCAGCTGATTGCTGGACAGAAGGAGCGACTCAAGGTTGTCTAGGCCCTGGAAGAGGCCGATAGGCAGAATCTGGAGCTTGTTGTTGGCAAGACTGAGGTAGCGCAGCGAGCCCAGGTTGCGGAAAGAACCGGGCATGATGTGAGCCAGCTCATTCTTCTCAATCCTCAGGGCGATGAGGGCCGAGATGTTGAGGAACGGGGACTCGTTGAGTTCAGTGATGTGCGTGTTGAGGATCTGCAGGCTCATGGCATTCCAGGGCAGAGGGGTGGGCACCGCCACGATGCGCGCGCCCGTGCACTCCACCTGGGAGGCCCTGGAGCAGGTGCACTCACTAGGACAGGCATAGTAGGCGAACCCTATGCCCCAGGCATGGCAGCCCACCAGCAAAAGGAGATAATGTTTCAGTGGCATGGCCTCTGCAAGGGGAGAGAGCACAGGTTAGTCAGGGTCATTTCACCTACACGGTGGCTGCTTTCAGGACAACTCCAACATTCAGTGCCAAAGACCGGCTTGTCTTTGAGCC encodes:
- the LRRC15 gene encoding leucine-rich repeat-containing protein 15 produces the protein MPLKHYLLLLVGCHAWGIGFAYYACPSECTCSRASQVECTGARIVAVPTPLPWNAMSLQILNTHITELNESPFLNISALIALRIEKNELAHIMPGSFRNLGSLRYLSLANNKLQILPIGLFQGLDNLESLLLSSNQLVQIQPAHFSQFSNLKELQLHGNHLEYIPDGVFDHLVGLTKLNLGKNSLTHLSPRVFQHLGNLQVLRLYENRLSDIPMGTFDGLSNLQELALQQNQIGVLSPGLFHNNRNLQKLYLSNNHISQLPPGIFMQMPQLNRLTLFGNSLKELSPGIFGPMHNLRELWLYDNHITSIPDNVFSSLSQLQVLILSRNQINFISPGAFNGLTELRELSLHTNALQGLDGNVFRMLVNLQNISLQNNRLRQLPGNIFANVNGLMTIQLQNNQLENLPMGIFDHLGNLCELRLYDNPWRCDSDILPLRNWLLLNRARLGTDALPVCFSPANFRGQSLVIININVAAPSVQAPVPRYPETPSYPATPQYSDTPRYPDTPSSADTTAISYTTEYTSPVDDYTDLTTIGVTDDRSVWGMTRAQSGLAIAAIVIGIIALACSLAACICCCCCKKRSQAVLMQMKAPNEC